A window from Luteibacter flocculans encodes these proteins:
- a CDS encoding HlyD family type I secretion periplasmic adaptor subunit — protein sequence MKQFIGGIASHVEAWREAWAARHVATAAARTADELAFLPAHLELVESPVSPTARTTQRFIMAIFVVALMWACLGHLDIVASAPGRTVTTSRTKTLQPMETATVRRIAVRDGDTVHAGQVLIELDDTQAEADRRKATEALAAAERETQRYALLAAAIDTDALPVAPHVTDDERRARALAALDLAQYIAKKQALESTLDQRRREAATIEAQLPDLRASADIARRRADDTGALVARGHVARHEHLMREQERMDADRSLTGQRTRLAELLAAIDAAAHELETHTALTRQQAADQQRQASDNASQYRQDLASAVQRKSQLTLVAPVDGTAQQLAIHTVGGVVTPGQALLAVVPDDDPLEVEATIINQDIGFVRAGQRVTVKIESFPYTRYGYVGGTVQSVSHDAAQDEKLGLVFPARIRLDRTSLTIDGVDVALTPGMNVTAEIRTGRRRLIDYLLSPLREHVSEAGRER from the coding sequence ATGAAGCAATTCATCGGAGGCATCGCCAGCCATGTCGAGGCGTGGCGCGAAGCGTGGGCAGCCCGACATGTCGCCACGGCCGCCGCACGCACGGCCGACGAGCTCGCATTCCTTCCAGCCCATCTGGAACTGGTCGAATCGCCCGTCTCGCCGACGGCCAGGACAACGCAGCGCTTCATCATGGCGATTTTCGTCGTTGCGCTGATGTGGGCCTGCCTGGGGCACCTCGATATCGTGGCAAGCGCACCCGGTCGCACCGTCACCACATCGCGCACCAAGACCCTGCAGCCGATGGAAACCGCCACCGTACGACGGATCGCCGTACGCGATGGCGATACGGTGCATGCCGGGCAGGTACTCATCGAACTCGACGACACGCAAGCGGAAGCCGACAGGCGCAAGGCCACCGAAGCATTGGCTGCGGCGGAGCGCGAAACGCAGCGTTACGCCTTGTTGGCCGCCGCCATCGACACCGACGCTTTGCCGGTCGCGCCCCACGTTACCGACGACGAAAGACGTGCCCGCGCACTGGCTGCGCTCGACCTTGCGCAATACATCGCCAAGAAGCAGGCATTGGAATCCACGCTCGATCAGCGCCGCCGCGAGGCCGCCACCATCGAGGCCCAACTACCGGATCTGCGCGCAAGCGCCGACATCGCACGCCGCCGCGCGGACGACACCGGGGCCCTCGTCGCCCGCGGTCATGTCGCACGCCACGAACACCTCATGCGCGAACAGGAACGCATGGACGCTGACCGCTCTCTCACCGGTCAGCGCACTCGCCTCGCCGAATTGCTAGCTGCCATCGACGCGGCGGCGCATGAGCTGGAGACCCATACCGCCCTCACCCGCCAGCAAGCGGCCGACCAGCAAAGGCAGGCCAGCGATAACGCAAGTCAATACCGGCAAGACCTCGCCAGCGCAGTACAGCGCAAAAGCCAACTCACCCTCGTCGCGCCAGTGGATGGCACCGCACAACAGCTCGCAATCCATACCGTCGGCGGCGTGGTCACACCAGGGCAGGCGCTACTCGCCGTCGTCCCCGACGACGACCCGCTGGAAGTCGAAGCCACGATCATCAACCAGGACATCGGCTTCGTTCGCGCGGGACAACGCGTCACGGTCAAGATCGAGAGCTTTCCCTACACACGCTACGGCTACGTCGGAGGCACGGTGCAAAGCGTCTCGCACGACGCGGCGCAGGACGAAAAGCTGGGACTCGTCTTTCCGGCGCGGATTCGACTTGACCGAACCTCACTGACCATCGATGGCGTCGATGTCGCACTGACCCCGGGCATGAATGTGACGGCGGAGATCCGCACCGGACGAAGGCGGCTTATCGACTACCTGCTAAGTCCGCTTCGAGAGCATGTGAGCGAGGCGGGACGGGAGCGGTAA
- a CDS encoding type I secretion system permease/ATPase translates to MQEAALTATPCTPVDVADSLLAALVLLARFHGVAADPAQLAHEFGNGRSFDEVATLLAAKSLGLKARFVDQPLERLAATPLPAVARIDGNGYAVLARVDGDAVLVHDLIERRVRRIDRERFAKMYAGRLLLVATRQGTQKAAGRFDLSWFIPAVVKYRRLFAEVILVSVFVQAFSLVTPLLFQVVMDKVLVHRTIATLNVVAIGIAAVGLFEVLLSGLRAHVFAHTTSKIDVELGAGLFRHLIALPLAYFEARRTGETVARVRELETIRGFLTGQALTSVLDLCFAVIFLAVMTMYSGTLTLVVLASLPVYALWSAFVTPLLRRRLDEKFARGAENQAFLVEAVSGIGTIKAAAVDPGMTQTWDRQLAGYVGAALRVTRLANIGQQGVQLIQKAVAVLLLYLGARLVIEGDLTVGQLIAFNMLSGQVAAPVVRLAQLWQDFQQVGLSVRRLGDILNTPTERAGSRVAPPAMRGEITFERTTFRYRPDGAEVLAGIDLRIAAGEVIGIVGRSGSGKSTLTKLVQRLYVPERGRVLVDGNDLAMVDPVWLRRQVGVVLQENFLFNRSIRENIALADPGASLDEVIHAARLAGAHDFILELAEGYDTLVGERGGTLSGGQRQRIAIARALMTNPRILILDEATSALDYESEHAVMGNMRAICQGRTVLIIAHRLSTVRHADRIVVLDRGRVIEEGRHDDLIGRVGGSYARLHALQGGAA, encoded by the coding sequence ATGCAAGAAGCAGCGTTGACGGCGACGCCGTGCACCCCCGTGGATGTCGCCGATTCGCTCCTGGCAGCCCTGGTGCTCCTCGCGCGATTCCACGGCGTAGCGGCCGATCCCGCCCAACTGGCGCATGAGTTCGGCAACGGGCGCTCCTTTGACGAAGTAGCGACGTTGCTAGCCGCCAAGTCACTGGGGCTGAAAGCCCGCTTCGTGGATCAACCGCTCGAACGACTTGCTGCCACCCCCTTGCCCGCTGTCGCGCGCATCGACGGTAACGGGTATGCCGTTCTCGCTCGCGTGGATGGCGACGCCGTTCTCGTCCACGACCTCATCGAACGCCGTGTCCGCCGCATCGATCGAGAGCGCTTCGCCAAAATGTACGCGGGACGCCTGTTGCTGGTCGCGACGCGGCAGGGGACGCAAAAGGCGGCAGGCCGATTCGACCTGAGCTGGTTCATCCCTGCCGTGGTGAAGTACCGCCGGCTCTTCGCCGAAGTGATTCTGGTATCGGTCTTCGTCCAGGCATTCTCACTGGTCACGCCACTGCTCTTCCAGGTCGTCATGGACAAGGTGCTCGTCCACCGCACGATCGCGACCCTCAACGTCGTGGCGATAGGTATTGCCGCCGTCGGCTTGTTCGAAGTTCTGCTATCCGGCCTCCGCGCGCATGTATTTGCGCACACCACGAGCAAGATCGATGTGGAACTGGGCGCCGGCCTCTTCCGGCACCTCATCGCGCTGCCGCTTGCCTACTTCGAAGCGCGCCGCACGGGCGAAACCGTCGCCCGTGTCCGGGAACTCGAAACCATACGTGGCTTCCTCACGGGGCAGGCGCTCACCTCCGTGCTTGACCTCTGCTTTGCCGTGATCTTCCTCGCCGTCATGACGATGTACAGCGGCACGCTCACGCTTGTCGTGCTCGCTTCCCTGCCTGTCTACGCCCTGTGGTCGGCGTTTGTCACACCGTTGCTGCGCCGCCGCCTGGACGAGAAGTTCGCGCGTGGCGCCGAGAACCAGGCGTTTCTCGTCGAGGCCGTGAGCGGCATCGGAACGATCAAGGCTGCGGCCGTCGATCCGGGAATGACGCAAACCTGGGATCGCCAGCTTGCCGGTTACGTTGGCGCAGCCTTGCGCGTGACCCGACTAGCCAACATCGGACAACAAGGGGTGCAACTGATCCAGAAGGCCGTCGCCGTGCTGCTTCTGTACCTGGGCGCGCGACTGGTCATCGAGGGCGACCTCACAGTAGGCCAGTTGATTGCCTTCAACATGCTGTCGGGACAGGTGGCCGCACCCGTCGTCCGCCTTGCTCAACTCTGGCAGGACTTCCAGCAAGTCGGTCTCTCCGTGCGCCGGCTGGGCGACATCCTCAACACACCCACGGAACGCGCTGGGAGCCGTGTCGCGCCGCCGGCCATGCGCGGGGAGATCACGTTCGAACGCACGACCTTTCGCTATCGCCCGGACGGCGCGGAGGTGCTGGCAGGCATCGACCTTCGTATTGCAGCCGGCGAAGTGATCGGCATCGTCGGTCGCTCTGGCTCGGGCAAGAGCACTCTCACCAAGCTGGTACAACGCCTGTACGTACCGGAGCGAGGTCGCGTGCTGGTCGATGGCAACGACCTCGCCATGGTCGATCCTGTGTGGCTGCGCCGGCAGGTAGGCGTAGTGTTGCAGGAGAACTTCCTGTTCAACCGCAGCATCCGCGAGAACATCGCGCTGGCCGACCCGGGGGCCTCCCTCGACGAGGTGATCCACGCCGCCCGCCTCGCCGGCGCGCATGACTTCATCCTGGAGCTGGCCGAAGGCTACGACACCCTGGTTGGCGAACGTGGCGGCACGCTCTCGGGCGGGCAACGGCAGCGCATCGCCATCGCCCGTGCGCTCATGACCAACCCGCGCATCCTGATCCTCGACGAAGCCACCAGCGCGCTCGACTACGAATCCGAGCATGCCGTCATGGGCAACATGCGCGCCATCTGCCAGGGCCGCACCGTACTCATCATCGCCCACCGTCTTTCCACCGTTCGCCACGCCGACCGCATCGTGGTACTCGACCGAGGCCGGGTGATCGAAGAAGGCCGGCATGACGACCTGATCGGGCGCGTGGGCGGCAGTTACGCCCGCCTGCATGCGTTGCAAGGCGGCGCGGCATGA
- a CDS encoding DUF2628 domain-containing protein, translating into MDELIRAQESAEFHGLSEKWRERFAFFKVHGDPHSKGAQQAFRRLPPRMRRRIAWNWWAFWMAPIYLCVLGLWRKAIVLWGGLIAADIFLDAAGMDTTGLVRAINLGCGIYFMLTVNYAYYLRKIHGVRGWNPFSPY; encoded by the coding sequence ATGGATGAATTGATCAGGGCGCAAGAAAGCGCAGAGTTCCATGGATTGAGCGAGAAATGGCGGGAACGCTTTGCCTTCTTCAAGGTGCATGGAGACCCCCATTCCAAGGGGGCACAGCAGGCTTTTCGGCGTCTTCCCCCGAGGATGAGGCGACGCATCGCGTGGAACTGGTGGGCGTTCTGGATGGCGCCGATTTACCTCTGCGTGCTCGGGTTATGGAGGAAAGCAATTGTCTTATGGGGAGGACTCATTGCCGCGGATATATTCCTGGACGCCGCTGGAATGGATACGACGGGGCTGGTGCGAGCCATCAATCTTGGTTGTGGCATCTATTTCATGCTTACGGTCAACTACGCGTACTACCTGCGGAAAATACATGGTGTTCGCGGGTGGAATCCATTCAGTCCTTACTAG
- the pnuC gene encoding nicotinamide riboside transporter PnuC yields MPFELSLFEVCAAIVSAAAVWLTARRSPWSWPVGLVSVIAYAWIFIDAKLYSDTLLQVIFAVLILYGWHRWLRNLDTSGHVRIAALDPRDAGRHLAIGTAAALALGYAMHRYTDASLPWLDAALTAFSLVAQWWQARRHAAAWWLWIVVDVIYVGEYAYKSLPVTAVLYAGFVVLAAMGWRAWRSAASPMPQSQDSLTH; encoded by the coding sequence ATGCCTTTTGAACTGTCGCTCTTCGAAGTGTGCGCCGCGATCGTCAGCGCGGCGGCCGTCTGGCTGACCGCCCGGCGCAGCCCCTGGTCCTGGCCTGTGGGGCTGGTCTCGGTCATCGCGTACGCGTGGATCTTCATCGACGCCAAGCTGTACTCGGACACGCTGCTGCAGGTGATCTTCGCGGTGCTGATCCTCTATGGATGGCACCGCTGGCTACGTAACCTGGATACGAGCGGCCACGTCAGGATCGCTGCGCTGGACCCGAGGGACGCCGGTCGGCACCTCGCGATCGGCACGGCTGCGGCGCTGGCACTCGGGTATGCGATGCATCGCTATACCGATGCATCGCTGCCCTGGCTGGATGCCGCACTGACAGCATTCAGTCTCGTCGCGCAGTGGTGGCAGGCACGACGCCACGCCGCGGCGTGGTGGTTGTGGATCGTCGTGGACGTGATCTACGTAGGCGAGTACGCATACAAGTCGTTGCCGGTGACGGCCGTGCTGTACGCGGGCTTCGTGGTCCTCGCGGCGATGGGGTGGCGGGCGTGGCGCAGCGCGGCGTCCCCAATGCCGCAGAGCCAGGACTCGCTCACCCATTGA
- a CDS encoding calcium-binding protein — MTMTNREESGNDETLANIAALSAISKTAILGGLDEYEKTYQRATAAGVGRHEAQVQALASMHEAQERLFLERAAQAAQSGNPTLANLLADSALQARTEAHLLSTSAENAKETLELYALTRHSEWSRLAGASDTLKFLRKYGGPMGDVADLSLALVNGSDGDVAKAVTGIVFGFTVSSLARAIVVAGVSATPVGAAALAITVIGTITMEFFVTSEEWGKLAEPFKDAIAGVRGSMSDIWQAFVRFASGAGEDISRLVNDKFLAALNLIRRIDPLVLDLDGDGIETLGADAGVLFDFDGDGVKTGTGWIKGDDGFLVLDRNGNGRIDSGAELFGVDTVKRDGKKARNGFDALADLDSNGDGVFDANDEMFSHVRVWQDLNKDGVAQANEMKSLSEHGIRAIVLKSKEANEDSNGNLISATGTFIRDDGTEGEVNGNQSLAADVDLESNPFYSEHTDPVELDDGARQLPNLQGSGMVRELREAAMLSPELRSLLEAYATSESHREQRDLVDRLISAWAATGEGYRPFEQRIDGLDRDGVDFRFAFSWETSGKQPTEAQKLFRDRLARLNVLESFNGQPFLEFTIESMSATSARVKVRMGANTTTRTVAIKNGVVVLTESDLPISNDALSLLDASYRELLGSVQSGLLLQTRLKSYADVVDITLDGDVIAPDFERVFQRLTEVSASDPVRGILDGMDLLRSLKSFDTGKLASLIESWAGAISPDQRTRIDVELQGEGRVIFGTASSSSVNAGDGGDLVFGLGGNDKLYGQSGDDFLWGQDGNDSLYGGDGNDVLIGGSGDDRLEGGAGSDTYLFGRGDGWDTIYNSDRSANRWDVLQFLEGITPEDVYVRRGTYNDLLIYIRDTKEGVTISDYFYNEASRLDDIRFADGTSWSAEQIKAMVLASSDGNDTLRGYASDDEITSGLGNDTLHGNGGNDRLEGGDGDDKLYGDDGNDVLIGGSGNDSLRGGAGSDTYLFGRGDGWDTIYNSDGSVGRRDVLQFLEGITPEDVYVRRGTYNDLLIYIRDTKEGVTISDYFYNEASRLDDIRFADGTSWSAEQIKAMVLASSDGNDTLRGYASDDEITGGLGNDTLHGNGGNDRLEGGDGDDKLYGDDGNDVLIGGSGNDSLRGGAGSDTYLFGRGDGWDTIYNSDGSVGRRDVLQFLEGITPEDVYVRRGTYNDLLIYIRDTKEGVTISDYFYNEASRLDDIRFADGTSWSAEQIKAMVLAPSDGNDTLRGYASDDEITGGLGNDTLHGNGGNDRLEGGVGDDKLYGDDGNDVLIGGSGNDSLQGGAGSDTYLFGRGDGWDTIYNSDRSANRWDVLQFLDGITPEDVYARRGTYNDLLLYIRDTKEGVTISDYFYNEASRLDDIRFADGTSWSAEQIKAMVLAPSDGNDTLRGYASDDEIAGGLGNDALHGNGGNDRLEGDEGNDKLYVGDGNDVPIGGTASLQASKSPGAWSIEHDLNALISAMAGTGSPGDMASAVMPPPQQIQPNWSSMAV, encoded by the coding sequence ATGACTATGACGAACAGGGAAGAGAGCGGAAACGACGAGACCCTAGCCAACATCGCCGCTCTCTCTGCTATATCGAAAACGGCGATCCTCGGCGGGCTGGACGAATATGAAAAGACTTATCAGAGAGCCACCGCTGCCGGTGTAGGGCGTCACGAAGCGCAGGTACAAGCGCTTGCGTCAATGCATGAGGCGCAAGAGCGACTATTCCTAGAACGAGCGGCGCAGGCTGCTCAGAGCGGAAATCCAACACTTGCAAATCTACTGGCGGATTCTGCGCTGCAGGCTCGAACAGAAGCCCACCTGTTAAGCACCAGCGCAGAGAATGCCAAGGAAACGCTAGAACTTTACGCCCTCACCCGCCACAGCGAATGGTCCAGGCTGGCAGGCGCGAGCGACACGTTGAAGTTCCTGCGCAAGTACGGCGGACCCATGGGTGATGTTGCTGATCTCAGCCTTGCTCTCGTCAACGGAAGCGACGGTGACGTCGCAAAAGCTGTCACTGGAATTGTGTTTGGATTCACCGTCTCGTCGCTGGCGAGGGCGATCGTCGTCGCAGGAGTATCTGCCACCCCAGTTGGAGCCGCGGCTCTTGCCATTACGGTCATCGGAACCATCACGATGGAGTTTTTTGTCACATCCGAAGAATGGGGGAAGCTGGCTGAGCCCTTTAAAGATGCCATTGCCGGGGTCAGGGGGAGCATGTCGGACATATGGCAAGCATTCGTTAGATTCGCCAGCGGTGCAGGTGAGGACATCTCCAGACTGGTCAACGACAAATTCCTCGCTGCCCTCAACCTCATCCGCCGCATCGACCCGCTCGTTCTCGATCTCGATGGCGATGGTATCGAGACCTTGGGAGCCGATGCCGGCGTGCTGTTCGACTTCGATGGCGATGGGGTAAAGACCGGTACCGGCTGGATCAAGGGCGACGATGGCTTCCTTGTCCTGGACCGCAACGGCAACGGTCGAATCGACAGTGGCGCGGAGCTCTTCGGTGTGGATACCGTCAAGCGCGACGGGAAGAAGGCACGCAACGGCTTCGATGCGCTGGCCGATCTCGACAGCAATGGCGATGGCGTGTTCGACGCCAACGACGAGATGTTCTCGCACGTGCGCGTCTGGCAGGACCTGAACAAGGATGGCGTCGCCCAGGCGAATGAGATGAAGTCGCTGTCCGAACATGGGATCCGCGCCATCGTACTCAAATCGAAAGAGGCGAACGAAGACTCCAACGGCAACCTTATCAGCGCCACGGGAACCTTCATCCGCGACGACGGCACCGAGGGTGAGGTCAATGGCAACCAGAGCTTGGCTGCGGACGTCGATCTGGAAAGCAATCCTTTCTACAGCGAGCATACCGATCCCGTCGAACTCGACGATGGCGCCCGGCAGCTGCCGAACCTGCAAGGTTCCGGCATGGTGCGGGAGCTTCGCGAAGCAGCCATGCTGAGCCCCGAGCTACGTAGCCTTTTGGAAGCCTACGCAACGTCGGAAAGCCATCGCGAACAGCGCGATCTTGTCGACCGGCTGATCTCCGCTTGGGCCGCTACGGGTGAAGGTTATCGTCCGTTCGAACAGCGTATCGACGGCCTGGATCGCGATGGCGTAGATTTTCGCTTTGCATTCTCTTGGGAGACCTCGGGCAAGCAGCCGACGGAGGCGCAGAAGCTCTTTCGCGACCGCCTTGCCCGGCTGAACGTGCTGGAATCCTTCAACGGCCAGCCGTTCCTTGAGTTCACTATCGAATCGATGTCAGCGACTTCCGCGCGGGTCAAGGTTCGCATGGGGGCAAACACCACAACTCGCACGGTCGCTATCAAAAACGGCGTTGTCGTGCTTACGGAGTCCGACCTGCCCATCTCGAACGACGCGCTGTCCCTGTTGGATGCTTCGTATCGCGAATTGCTTGGCTCAGTGCAGTCTGGCTTGCTTCTGCAAACCCGGCTGAAATCGTATGCCGACGTGGTGGACATCACTCTGGATGGCGATGTGATAGCGCCGGACTTTGAACGGGTGTTCCAGCGATTGACGGAAGTCTCCGCTTCAGATCCCGTCCGGGGCATCCTGGATGGCATGGATTTGCTGCGTTCATTGAAGTCCTTTGACACTGGAAAACTCGCGAGCCTGATCGAATCGTGGGCCGGCGCGATCTCGCCCGATCAACGCACCCGGATTGACGTCGAACTCCAAGGTGAGGGTCGGGTTATTTTCGGTACCGCGTCTTCTTCGTCCGTCAATGCGGGCGATGGAGGCGATCTTGTTTTTGGCCTGGGCGGCAACGACAAGCTTTATGGACAGAGCGGTGACGATTTTCTGTGGGGTCAGGACGGAAACGACTCGCTCTATGGAGGCGACGGCAACGATGTACTGATCGGCGGCTCGGGCGATGACCGTCTCGAAGGCGGCGCCGGTTCCGACACCTACCTCTTTGGCCGAGGCGACGGCTGGGACACGATCTACAACTCGGACAGATCGGCGAACCGGTGGGACGTGCTGCAGTTCCTTGAGGGGATCACGCCGGAGGACGTCTATGTGCGTCGCGGTACCTACAACGACCTTCTCATCTACATCCGCGACACCAAGGAAGGGGTCACGATCAGCGACTATTTCTACAACGAGGCTTCCCGCCTGGATGACATTCGTTTCGCCGACGGCACGTCCTGGTCGGCTGAGCAAATCAAGGCGATGGTCCTGGCATCCAGCGACGGGAACGATACCCTCCGCGGCTATGCCAGCGACGATGAAATCACTAGCGGACTGGGCAACGACACCCTGCATGGCAACGGCGGCAATGACCGTCTCGAAGGGGGCGACGGTGACGACAAGCTTTACGGCGATGACGGCAACGATGTACTGATCGGCGGCTCGGGCAACGACAGCCTCCGAGGCGGCGCCGGTTCCGACACCTACCTCTTTGGCCGAGGCGACGGTTGGGACACGATCTACAACTCGGACGGATCGGTGGGACGTCGGGACGTGCTGCAGTTCCTTGAGGGGATCACGCCGGAGGACGTCTATGTGCGTCGCGGTACCTACAACGACCTTCTCATCTACATCCGCGACACCAAGGAAGGGGTCACGATCAGCGACTATTTCTACAACGAGGCTTCCCGCCTGGATGACATCCGTTTCGCCGACGGCACGTCCTGGTCGGCTGAGCAAATCAAGGCGATGGTCCTGGCATCCAGCGACGGGAACGATACCCTCCGCGGCTATGCCAGCGACGATGAAATCACTGGCGGACTGGGCAACGACACCCTGCATGGCAACGGCGGCAATGACCGTCTCGAAGGGGGCGACGGTGACGACAAGCTTTACGGCGATGACGGCAACGATGTACTGATCGGCGGCTCGGGCAACGACAGCCTCCGAGGCGGCGCCGGTTCCGACACCTACCTCTTTGGCCGAGGCGACGGTTGGGACACGATCTACAACTCGGACGGATCGGTGGGACGTCGGGACGTGCTGCAGTTCCTTGAGGGGATCACGCCGGAGGACGTCTATGTGCGTCGCGGTACCTACAACGACCTTCTCATCTACATCCGCGACACCAAGGAAGGGGTCACGATCAGCGACTATTTCTACAACGAGGCTTCCCGCCTGGATGACATCCGCTTCGCCGACGGCACGTCTTGGTCGGCTGAGCAAATCAAGGCGATGGTCCTCGCACCTAGCGACGGGAACGATACCCTCCGCGGCTATGCCAGCGACGATGAAATCACTGGCGGACTGGGCAACGACACCCTGCATGGCAACGGCGGCAATGACCGTCTCGAAGGGGGCGTCGGTGACGACAAGCTTTACGGTGATGACGGTAACGATGTACTGATCGGCGGCTCGGGCAACGACAGCCTCCAAGGCGGCGCCGGTTCCGACACCTACCTCTTTGGCCGAGGTGACGGCTGGGACACGATCTACAACTCGGACAGATCGGCGAACCGGTGGGACGTGCTGCAGTTCCTCGACGGGATCACTCCGGAGGACGTCTATGCGCGTCGCGGTACCTACAACGACCTTCTCCTCTACATCCGCGACACCAAGGAAGGGGTCACGATCAGCGACTATTTCTACAACGAGGCTTCCCGCTTGGATGACATCCGCTTCGCCGACGGCACGTCTTGGTCGGCTGAGCAAATCAAGGCGATGGTCCTCGCACCTAGCGACGGGAACGATACCCTCCGCGGCTATGCCAGCGACGATGAAATCGCTGGCGGTCTGGGCAACGACGCCCTGCATGGCAACGGCGGTAATGACCGCCTCGAAGGGGACGAGGGTAACGACAAGCTTTACGTCGGCGACGGTAACGATGTGCCAATCGGCGGCACGGCCTCCTTGCAGGCTTCTAAATCGCCAGGCGCCTGGAGCATCGAGCACGACCTCAACGCACTCATATCGGCCATGGCCGGCACGGGATCGCCCGGCGACATGGCAAGTGCCGTCATGCCACCTCCTCAGCAAATCCAGCCGAACTGGTCTTCGATGGCGGTTTAG